In one Desulfoferula mesophila genomic region, the following are encoded:
- a CDS encoding HAD family hydrolase, with amino-acid sequence MPPYDLVMLDFDGTLVDSASSVVHCVQRTFAAQGEEPPSEAAIRATIGLPLPDALTQLRGKGGREKGQTWARAYREIFMTEGPPRLHLFEGAARFLAALADQEIPAIIVSARKAEITNMLLDKFGLSETIMEVFGDSPQGPNKPDPRLYEELIRPRFGNPPPRKMIMVGDTHIDLEFAHNTGAASCWVSYGYGDAQKCRGMQPDFEVSCPADLLNLF; translated from the coding sequence ATGCCTCCTTACGACTTGGTCATGTTGGACTTCGACGGCACCCTGGTCGACTCGGCAAGTTCTGTAGTCCATTGCGTGCAGCGCACTTTTGCGGCCCAGGGCGAGGAGCCGCCTTCTGAAGCCGCCATCCGCGCCACCATTGGTTTGCCCCTGCCCGACGCGTTGACGCAACTGAGGGGCAAGGGCGGCCGTGAGAAAGGTCAAACCTGGGCCAGGGCCTACCGCGAGATATTCATGACCGAGGGCCCGCCCCGGCTGCATCTGTTCGAGGGAGCGGCCCGGTTTCTGGCCGCCCTGGCCGACCAGGAAATCCCGGCGATAATCGTCAGCGCCCGCAAGGCCGAGATCACCAACATGTTATTGGATAAATTCGGCTTGAGCGAAACCATCATGGAGGTTTTCGGAGACAGCCCGCAGGGGCCCAACAAGCCGGACCCCAGACTCTACGAAGAGCTGATCCGTCCCCGCTTTGGCAACCCGCCCCCCAGGAAAATGATTATGGTGGGAGACACCCACATTGACCTGGAGTTCGCCCACAACACCGGCGCCGCCTCTTGCTGGGTTTCCTACGGATATGGCGACGCCCAAAAATGTCGCGGAATGCAACCCGACTTCGAGGTTTCCTGCCCGGCGGACCTGCTGAATTTGTTTTAA
- a CDS encoding putative nucleotidyltransferase substrate binding domain-containing protein: protein MEEFHWQRILEFVRAVTPFDSLPQEDLELAVSAMEVAYFPRDTVIIEQGGPSSRYLYFIQSGSARVSLPGAGENGGELLVDERGEGDTFGGLSLLQGGKAMFRVTAREDLICYLLPGGVFKSLCADHPALERHYGASLARNLQAVREHVSCELPAVAGLEGLSLSAAMVRSRVRQLMSPKPVTCLPAMPVKAAAHIMTQRQVGSIVVAQEGGHPLGILTDTDFRVRVMLRARSLDEPVAEFMSAPPHTISPDAYAFEALLHMSRHGVHHLVVVEDDRVVGVLSDRDLQAITGGSPVGVVRAIDKVASVAELVRLHPSIDRVVELLLRMGGSAGEMLALVTEFNDRVTAKLIALTEEDMEHTGQGRPPVPYGWMALGSEGRREQTLRTDQDNALIFANVPEASLERVKGWFLGFAERIVTGLERCGFPRCTGGVMASNPDWCLSEEGWHQTFVRWISDPQPITLRLASIFFDFREIYAEADYLDTLRLRLKQAMEDNRLFLRYMAANALYNRPPLGFLRQFVVEKGGEHANKLNLKLSGLTPIVDGARVMALDLGIETTNTLERLAAIEAQGIIKQELAADLVEAFSFITLLRISRHLEARAEGKTPDNFVDPESLNNFQRKMLREAFKVVSEMQSLLEQRYQTRLIT from the coding sequence ATGGAAGAATTTCACTGGCAACGGATTCTGGAGTTCGTCCGCGCGGTGACTCCTTTTGACTCTCTGCCCCAGGAAGACCTGGAGCTGGCGGTCTCGGCCATGGAAGTGGCCTACTTCCCCCGCGACACGGTGATCATCGAGCAGGGCGGGCCTTCCTCCCGCTACCTGTATTTCATCCAGAGCGGCTCGGCCCGGGTGAGCCTGCCCGGCGCCGGGGAAAACGGCGGCGAGCTGTTGGTGGACGAGCGCGGCGAGGGTGACACCTTCGGCGGCCTGTCGCTGCTGCAGGGCGGCAAGGCCATGTTCCGGGTCACCGCCCGCGAGGACCTGATCTGCTACCTCCTGCCCGGCGGGGTGTTCAAGAGCCTGTGCGCGGACCATCCCGCCCTGGAGCGCCACTACGGGGCCTCCCTGGCCCGCAACCTCCAGGCGGTGCGCGAGCACGTCTCCTGCGAGTTGCCCGCCGTGGCCGGCCTGGAGGGCCTAAGTCTGAGCGCGGCCATGGTGCGCAGCCGGGTGCGCCAGCTGATGAGCCCCAAGCCGGTGACCTGCCTGCCGGCCATGCCGGTGAAGGCCGCCGCCCACATCATGACCCAGCGCCAGGTGGGCTCCATCGTGGTGGCCCAGGAGGGCGGCCACCCCCTGGGCATCCTCACCGATACCGACTTCCGGGTGCGGGTGATGCTCCGGGCCCGCAGCCTGGACGAGCCGGTGGCCGAGTTCATGTCCGCCCCGCCCCACACCATCAGCCCAGACGCCTACGCCTTCGAGGCCCTGCTCCATATGAGCCGCCACGGGGTGCACCACCTGGTGGTGGTGGAGGACGACCGGGTGGTGGGGGTGCTCAGCGACCGCGACTTGCAGGCCATCACCGGCGGCTCGCCGGTGGGGGTGGTGCGGGCCATCGACAAGGTGGCCTCGGTGGCGGAGTTGGTGCGCCTGCACCCCAGCATCGACCGGGTGGTGGAGCTGCTGCTCAGGATGGGCGGCTCGGCCGGGGAGATGCTGGCCCTAGTCACCGAGTTCAACGACCGGGTGACCGCCAAGCTCATCGCGCTCACCGAGGAGGACATGGAGCACACCGGGCAGGGGCGGCCGCCGGTGCCCTACGGCTGGATGGCCCTGGGCAGCGAGGGCCGCCGCGAGCAGACCCTGCGCACCGACCAGGACAACGCCCTGATCTTCGCCAACGTGCCCGAGGCCTCCTTGGAGCGGGTCAAGGGCTGGTTCCTGGGTTTTGCCGAGCGCATCGTGACCGGCCTGGAGCGTTGCGGCTTTCCCCGCTGCACCGGCGGGGTCATGGCCTCCAACCCGGACTGGTGCCTGAGCGAGGAGGGCTGGCACCAGACCTTCGTGCGTTGGATCAGCGACCCCCAGCCGATTACCCTGCGCTTGGCCAGCATCTTCTTCGACTTCCGCGAGATCTACGCCGAGGCCGACTATTTGGACACCCTGCGTTTGCGCCTCAAGCAGGCCATGGAGGACAACCGCCTGTTCCTGCGCTACATGGCCGCCAACGCCCTGTACAACCGCCCGCCTCTGGGCTTTTTGCGTCAGTTCGTGGTGGAGAAGGGCGGCGAGCACGCCAACAAGCTCAACCTCAAGCTCTCGGGCCTCACCCCCATCGTGGACGGGGCGCGGGTCATGGCCCTGGACCTGGGCATCGAGACCACCAACACCCTGGAGCGCCTGGCGGCCATCGAGGCCCAGGGCATCATTAAGCAAGAGCTGGCCGCCGATTTGGTGGAGGCCTTCAGCTTCATCACCCTGCTCAGGATCAGCCGACATCTGGAGGCCCGGGCTGAGGGCAAAACCCCGGACAACTTCGTGGACCCTGAGAGCCTGAACAACTTCCAGCGCAAGATGCTCAGGGAGGCTTTCAAGGTGGTGAGCGAAATGCAGAGCCTGCTGGAGCAAAGGTATCAGACCAGGCTGATCACGTAG
- a CDS encoding HepT-like ribonuclease domain-containing protein has product MTNRPDPLVYLEDILQSLRMIRSYIATSSEKAFLDDPQLQDAVIRRLLVIGEASARMPEAYKLAHPDIPWHKMSGMRNRLVHGYAEVDMSLVWDTVQNDLPPLETSLGGLLGGTDVT; this is encoded by the coding sequence ATGACCAACCGGCCTGATCCTTTGGTCTATTTGGAGGATATCCTCCAAAGCCTTCGTATGATCCGAAGCTATATTGCCACAAGTTCCGAAAAAGCGTTCCTGGACGATCCGCAACTGCAAGACGCGGTAATCCGCAGGTTGCTGGTGATTGGCGAGGCGTCGGCCAGGATGCCCGAGGCCTATAAACTAGCGCATCCGGATATTCCCTGGCATAAGATGAGTGGCATGCGCAACCGGCTGGTACATGGCTATGCGGAAGTAGACATGTCTCTCGTCTGGGATACCGTTCAAAACGACCTCCCTCCCTTGGAAACCAGCCTGGGCGGCCTTTTGGGTGGTACCGACGTTACCTAA
- a CDS encoding nucleotidyltransferase family protein has product MSASSAQTTRQDLLRRMRPVLESHQVVRASVFGSLARGEESPESDVDLLVDFGPNRKSLFDLQDLQDDLERVLARKVDLVLFNSIKPRLKPKILAEQIPVL; this is encoded by the coding sequence ATGAGCGCCTCTAGCGCCCAAACAACCAGACAGGATTTGCTGCGCAGGATGCGGCCGGTGCTGGAGTCCCATCAGGTGGTGCGGGCCTCGGTGTTTGGTTCCCTGGCCAGGGGGGAGGAGTCCCCTGAGAGCGACGTGGACCTGCTGGTGGACTTTGGCCCCAACCGCAAGAGCCTTTTCGACCTGCAGGACCTCCAGGACGACTTGGAGCGGGTGCTGGCGCGCAAGGTGGACTTGGTGCTTTTCAACAGCATAAAGCCTAGGCTTAAGCCCAAAATCCTCGCCGAACAGATTCCGGTGCTATGA
- the ahbD gene encoding heme b synthase, protein MNHPSKTGGHPGGRPPAASPDGTPALRLVAWETTRRCNLSCLHCRAGAEDEHYPDELTTAEGEAFLRDLAGMGRSVVIMTGGEPLLRDDILHLTRYGHELGLRMVMGTNGTLLTPEMARRLKEAGIQRLSISIDGPDAASHDQFRGQGGAYDKSVEGMQAATEAGLEFQINTTVTRGNLPQVPGIQQTAVDLGAVAHHIFLLVPTGRGRALTGEIISAQEYEDVLNWFCDMRGKVPLELKATCAPHYFRIIRQRAKETGEKLTFETHGLDAVTKGCLGGQGFAFVSHVGQVQPCGYLELSAGNIREQPFSVIWRDSQLFKELRDPDLLKGKCGLCEYRRVCGGCRARAYEVSGDHLAEEPLCMYQPAKAGGA, encoded by the coding sequence GTGAACCACCCCAGCAAAACCGGCGGCCACCCCGGCGGCCGCCCTCCGGCGGCCTCTCCCGACGGCACCCCGGCCCTCAGGCTGGTGGCCTGGGAGACCACCCGCCGCTGCAACCTGTCCTGCCTGCACTGCCGGGCCGGGGCCGAGGACGAGCACTATCCCGACGAGCTGACCACCGCCGAGGGCGAGGCCTTTTTGCGCGACCTGGCCGGCATGGGCCGCTCGGTGGTTATCATGACCGGCGGCGAGCCCCTGTTGCGCGATGACATCCTGCACCTGACCCGCTATGGCCACGAGCTGGGCCTGCGCATGGTCATGGGCACCAACGGCACCCTGCTCACCCCCGAGATGGCCCGCCGTCTCAAGGAGGCGGGCATCCAGCGCCTGAGCATCAGCATCGACGGCCCGGACGCGGCCAGCCACGACCAGTTTCGCGGCCAGGGTGGGGCCTACGACAAGTCGGTGGAAGGCATGCAGGCGGCCACCGAGGCGGGCCTGGAGTTCCAGATCAACACCACGGTGACCCGGGGCAATTTGCCCCAGGTGCCGGGCATCCAGCAGACCGCGGTGGACCTGGGCGCGGTGGCCCACCACATTTTCCTGCTGGTGCCCACCGGCCGGGGCCGGGCCCTGACCGGGGAGATCATCAGCGCCCAGGAATACGAGGACGTGCTGAACTGGTTCTGCGACATGCGGGGCAAGGTGCCCCTGGAGCTGAAGGCCACCTGCGCGCCCCACTACTTCCGCATCATCCGCCAGCGGGCCAAGGAGACCGGCGAGAAACTGACCTTCGAGACCCACGGCCTGGACGCGGTGACCAAGGGCTGTCTGGGCGGCCAGGGCTTCGCCTTTGTCAGCCACGTGGGCCAGGTGCAGCCCTGCGGCTATCTGGAGCTAAGCGCAGGCAACATCCGTGAGCAGCCCTTCAGCGTCATCTGGCGCGACTCGCAGTTGTTCAAGGAGCTAAGGGACCCGGACCTGCTCAAGGGCAAATGCGGCCTGTGCGAATACCGCCGGGTGTGCGGCGGTTGCCGGGCCCGGGCCTACGAGGTGAGCGGCGACCATCTGGCCGAGGAGCCCCTGTGCATGTACCAGCCGGCCAAGGCGGGAGGCGCCTGA
- the ahbA gene encoding siroheme decarboxylase subunit alpha: MSKLDATDKAILRAVQSNLPIDARPFAKLGEQLGLSEDEVLERLQALKQSGVIRRIGGNFTSTALGFSSTLCAAQVPEDKFERFVAAVNAYHGVTHNYRRDHRYNVWFTFIAESMDQIEANLAQIAQDTGVPDICSMPAVEMYKIKVDFPV, translated from the coding sequence ATGAGCAAGCTGGACGCCACGGACAAGGCCATCCTGCGGGCGGTGCAATCCAACCTGCCCATCGACGCGCGGCCCTTTGCCAAGCTGGGCGAACAGCTGGGGCTCAGCGAGGACGAGGTGCTGGAGCGGCTCCAGGCCCTGAAGCAAAGCGGGGTGATCCGGCGCATCGGGGGCAACTTCACCTCCACCGCCCTGGGCTTTTCCTCCACCCTGTGCGCCGCCCAGGTGCCCGAGGACAAGTTCGAGCGGTTCGTGGCCGCGGTGAACGCCTATCACGGGGTGACCCACAACTACCGCCGCGACCACCGCTACAACGTGTGGTTCACCTTCATCGCCGAGTCCATGGATCAGATCGAGGCCAACCTGGCCCAGATCGCCCAGGACACCGGAGTGCCGGACATCTGCTCCATGCCCGCGGTGGAGATGTACAAAATAAAGGTGGACTTCCCGGTCTGA
- a CDS encoding B12-binding domain-containing radical SAM protein, which yields MNALLLYPQSPDTFWSFKHALKFISKKALHPPLGLLTVASMLPGTWQKKLVDENVEPLLDKHLRWADYVFISAMDIQRKSVVRLLARCQAAGVKVVAGGPLFTTSHQEFDGVDHFVLGEAEITLPPFLRDLEAGQAKALYTTDRFPELAETPVPMWSLLKLRRYASMSVQYSRGCPYHCEFCDITTLFGRKVRTKDTSRIIAELDSLHAAGWRGSLFIVDDNFIGNKVKLKKQVLPAMTEWMARHRNPFVFSTEASIDLSDDEELMTMMVRAGFDGVFVGIESPNEDSLAECSKLQNRNRDLVACVKKIQRFGMEVRGGFIVGFDNDTPSVFEKQIELIQKSRIITAMVGLLNAPKGSQLYQRIVAEGRLLMEASGDNTDFSTNLEPKMGLEALSQGYHHVISGIYSPRPYHARVRNYLREYRPQVKSKRHFHIRYVSLHRGYAWAFFKSLVLLGVKDGARVQYWKLFFWSLFRRPRLFPMAITFSIYGFHFRKVFMAR from the coding sequence ATGAACGCTCTTTTGCTCTATCCCCAAAGTCCGGATACCTTCTGGAGCTTTAAACACGCCCTGAAATTCATCTCTAAAAAAGCTCTGCACCCCCCGCTCGGGCTGCTTACCGTGGCCTCCATGTTGCCGGGCACCTGGCAAAAAAAGCTGGTGGACGAAAATGTGGAGCCCCTGCTGGACAAGCACCTGCGATGGGCTGATTACGTTTTTATCAGCGCCATGGACATTCAACGCAAGTCGGTGGTCCGTTTACTGGCGCGCTGCCAAGCCGCGGGAGTCAAGGTGGTGGCCGGCGGACCGCTTTTCACCACTTCCCATCAAGAGTTCGACGGGGTGGACCATTTCGTGCTGGGCGAGGCCGAAATCACCCTGCCTCCCTTCCTGCGCGACCTGGAGGCCGGACAGGCCAAGGCCCTCTACACCACGGACCGCTTCCCCGAGCTGGCCGAGACCCCTGTGCCCATGTGGAGCTTGCTCAAGCTCAGGCGCTACGCTTCCATGAGCGTGCAATATTCCCGTGGCTGCCCTTATCACTGCGAGTTTTGCGATATCACCACGCTGTTCGGCCGCAAGGTGCGCACCAAGGACACCAGCCGGATTATCGCCGAGCTGGACAGCTTGCACGCCGCCGGTTGGCGGGGCAGCCTGTTCATCGTGGATGACAACTTCATCGGCAACAAGGTGAAGCTGAAAAAGCAGGTGCTGCCCGCCATGACCGAATGGATGGCCCGGCACCGCAACCCCTTTGTCTTCTCCACCGAGGCTTCCATCGACCTGAGCGACGACGAGGAGCTGATGACCATGATGGTGCGGGCGGGCTTCGACGGGGTGTTCGTGGGCATCGAAAGCCCCAACGAGGACAGCCTGGCCGAGTGCAGCAAGCTGCAGAACCGCAATCGCGACCTGGTGGCCTGTGTCAAGAAGATCCAGCGTTTCGGCATGGAAGTGCGGGGCGGCTTCATCGTCGGCTTTGACAACGACACCCCCTCGGTTTTTGAAAAGCAGATCGAGCTGATCCAGAAGAGCCGCATCATCACCGCCATGGTGGGCCTGCTCAACGCGCCCAAGGGCAGTCAGCTCTACCAGCGCATCGTGGCCGAAGGCCGCCTGCTCATGGAAGCCAGCGGCGACAACACCGATTTCTCCACCAACCTGGAACCCAAGATGGGCCTGGAAGCCTTGTCCCAGGGCTACCACCACGTGATCAGCGGCATCTACTCGCCCCGGCCCTATCACGCCCGGGTGCGCAACTATCTGCGGGAATACCGCCCCCAGGTCAAAAGCAAGCGGCACTTCCATATCCGCTACGTCAGCCTGCATCGCGGCTACGCCTGGGCCTTTTTCAAGAGCCTGGTTTTGCTGGGGGTCAAGGACGGGGCCCGGGTTCAGTACTGGAAGCTGTTTTTCTGGTCCCTGTTCCGCCGCCCCCGCCTGTTTCCCATGGCCATAACTTTCTCCATCTATGGCTTCCATTTCCGCAAGGTTTTCATGGCCCGTTAA
- a CDS encoding Ada metal-binding domain-containing protein yields the protein MKRRRGKVWALGLSLALLFCAAAWAQDNAAPLGAPLRLAQADTVYHGNVRSKKFHRPGCRYYNCKNCTARFTSREQAIQAGYVPCKVCKP from the coding sequence ATGAAGCGGCGGCGGGGCAAGGTCTGGGCCTTGGGCCTGAGCCTGGCCCTGCTGTTTTGCGCCGCCGCCTGGGCCCAGGACAACGCAGCGCCCTTGGGCGCGCCGCTCAGACTCGCCCAGGCCGACACGGTTTATCACGGCAACGTGCGCTCCAAAAAGTTTCACCGGCCGGGCTGCCGCTATTATAATTGCAAGAACTGCACGGCGCGCTTCACCAGCCGGGAACAGGCCATCCAGGCGGGATACGTTCCCTGCAAGGTGTGCAAGCCTTAA
- a CDS encoding 3'-5' exonuclease, protein MSLVKAKLANLLARRRFGGRGLHPHALANLEALEGLDPALPIDACRFVVLDLETTGLDPEKDRVVSVGAVRLVEGRVRLGESFRELVNPGRDIPAVAVKVHGITPDKIAGARHGAQVFEDFLGFLGRDILVAHYANFDLHFINRVMLGRYGFSLQNLVLDTVLMCQAVVLASDPYGINRHQKACRLEALAKRFGIAAPERHTALGDALITAMIFQRMLARLEAVGGTRLKDLMRVAQVK, encoded by the coding sequence ATGAGCCTGGTCAAGGCCAAGCTGGCCAACCTCCTGGCCCGGCGGCGCTTCGGGGGGCGGGGCCTGCATCCCCACGCCCTGGCCAACCTGGAGGCCCTGGAGGGCCTGGATCCCGCCCTGCCCATCGACGCCTGCCGCTTCGTGGTGCTGGATCTGGAGACCACCGGCCTGGACCCGGAAAAGGACCGGGTGGTCAGCGTGGGGGCGGTGCGCCTGGTGGAGGGCCGGGTGCGCCTGGGCGAGTCCTTTCGCGAGCTGGTCAATCCGGGCCGCGACATCCCGGCCGTGGCGGTAAAGGTGCACGGTATCACCCCGGACAAGATCGCCGGAGCCCGCCACGGCGCCCAGGTGTTCGAGGATTTCCTGGGCTTTTTGGGCCGCGACATCCTGGTGGCTCACTACGCCAATTTCGACCTGCACTTCATCAACCGGGTGATGCTGGGGCGCTACGGATTCTCCCTGCAAAACCTGGTGCTGGATACCGTGCTCATGTGCCAGGCGGTGGTGCTGGCCTCCGACCCCTACGGCATCAACCGCCACCAAAAGGCCTGCCGCCTGGAGGCCCTGGCCAAGCGCTTCGGCATCGCCGCGCCCGAGCGCCACACCGCCCTGGGCGACGCCCTGATCACGGCCATGATCTTCCAGCGCATGCTGGCCCGCTTGGAGGCGGTGGGCGGCACGCGGCTCAAGGACCTCATGCGGGTAGCCCAGGTCAAGTAG
- a CDS encoding helix-turn-helix transcriptional regulator has product MRDSHTLIAAWVGRRLKQLRGERTQQEFADLLGLSQAQYNRYETGKRLAHDKVLEQVAQVCGLSPEQVIWGDELPAEAGSRLEAAREFAALLDLLDDAAKEDIFVFLKHKAEELARQRRAEARQALKALEGFAKKALG; this is encoded by the coding sequence TTGCGCGATTCACACACCCTCATAGCGGCCTGGGTGGGCCGCCGGCTCAAGCAGCTCCGGGGCGAGCGGACCCAGCAGGAGTTCGCCGACCTGTTGGGCCTGAGCCAGGCCCAGTACAACCGCTACGAGACCGGCAAACGCCTGGCCCATGACAAGGTGTTGGAGCAGGTGGCCCAGGTGTGCGGCCTCAGCCCCGAGCAGGTTATCTGGGGCGACGAGCTGCCCGCCGAGGCGGGCTCGCGCCTGGAGGCGGCCCGGGAGTTCGCCGCGCTCCTCGATCTGCTGGACGACGCGGCCAAGGAAGACATCTTCGTCTTCCTCAAGCACAAGGCCGAGGAACTGGCCCGCCAGCGCCGGGCCGAGGCCCGCCAGGCTCTAAAAGCACTCGAAGGTTTCGCCAAAAAGGCCCTGGGTTAG
- a CDS encoding TetR/AcrR family transcriptional regulator: MGDAADPSQGPNIHTEVKDEDLVLRRRRQIVDAAVHLFINKGFHKTTTREIAKAAGFSIGTLYEYVNSKEDVLYLVCQAIHSEMEQRLKQRLRHGINGARDLEAAIAVYFTVCDQMSDHILLIYQETKSLPAESRRFVLEHELRITGVFKDLLARGVADFSLRPLHPPEITLVAHNIMVVGHMWSFRRWALAPAFSLEQYIQLQSDYLLGELT; encoded by the coding sequence ATGGGCGATGCCGCGGACCCTTCCCAGGGCCCCAATATCCACACCGAGGTAAAAGACGAGGACCTGGTCCTGCGCCGCCGCCGCCAGATAGTGGACGCGGCGGTGCATCTGTTCATCAACAAGGGCTTTCACAAGACCACCACCCGGGAAATCGCCAAGGCGGCGGGTTTTTCCATCGGCACCCTCTACGAGTACGTCAACTCCAAGGAGGACGTGCTCTACCTGGTGTGCCAGGCCATCCACAGCGAGATGGAGCAGCGCCTCAAGCAGCGGCTCAGGCACGGCATCAACGGGGCGCGGGACCTGGAGGCGGCCATCGCGGTCTATTTCACGGTGTGCGACCAGATGAGCGACCACATCCTGCTCATCTACCAGGAGACCAAGAGCCTGCCCGCCGAGAGCCGCCGCTTCGTCTTGGAGCACGAGCTAAGGATCACCGGGGTGTTCAAGGATCTCTTGGCCCGGGGCGTGGCCGACTTTTCCCTGCGCCCCCTGCACCCCCCGGAGATAACCCTGGTGGCCCACAACATCATGGTGGTGGGCCACATGTGGAGCTTTCGCCGCTGGGCCCTGGCCCCGGCGTTCAGCCTGGAGCAGTACATCCAGCTCCAGAGCGACTACCTGCTGGGTGAGCTGACCTAG
- a CDS encoding YqaE/Pmp3 family membrane protein, with product MAPDYVSPREPRPFSANLLLILLAILLPPLAVALVAGLGGRFWLNILLTLLGFIPGLVHAVWVVAKTA from the coding sequence ATGGCCCCCGACTACGTGTCCCCCCGCGAGCCCCGTCCCTTCAGCGCCAACCTGCTGCTCATACTTCTGGCCATTCTTTTGCCTCCCCTGGCCGTGGCCCTTGTCGCCGGACTGGGCGGCCGCTTCTGGCTCAATATCCTGTTGACCCTGCTGGGCTTCATCCCCGGTTTGGTGCACGCCGTGTGGGTGGTGGCCAAGACCGCCTAG